One window of Cucurbita pepo subsp. pepo cultivar mu-cu-16 chromosome LG19, ASM280686v2, whole genome shotgun sequence genomic DNA carries:
- the LOC111780971 gene encoding uncharacterized protein At3g52155, chloroplastic isoform X2: protein MSISFVLFYHCSLDHDRPLSKDGKVDAIKIAQKLQELNWIPELILSSDAKRTRETLQIMQEQAVGFSEAEVHFIPSFYSIAAMDGQTAEHLQQVISNYSRNDIITVMCMGHNKGWEEAASMFSGSSIKLKTCNAALLEASGKSWEEAFALAGLGGWRLHGIVQPNIRS, encoded by the exons ATGtcaatttcttttgttctcttttatCATTGTTCACTAGATCACGATCGCCCCTTGAGTAAAGATGGAAAAGTTGACGCTATTAAAATTGCTCAGAAACTCCAAGAATTGAACTGGATCCCTGAACTTATTTTATCCAG TGATGCCAAGCGGACCAGAGAAACACTTCAGATAATGCAGGAGCAAGCTGTTGGTTTTTCGGAAGCAGAGGTTCATTTCATTCCCAGTTTTTATTCCATTGCAGCCATGGATGGTCAAACTGCGGAGCACCTTCAGCAGGTTATCAGTAATTATTCGAGGAATGACATAATTACTGTCAT GTGTATGGGACATAATAAAGGCTGGGAAGAGGCAGCCTCGATGTTTAGTGGCTCCTCCATAAAACTGAAGACATGCAATGCTGCTTTGCTTGAGGCTTCGGGAAAATCATGGGAGGAG GCATTTGCTTTGGCGGGACTAGGTGGGTGGAGGCTTCACGGCATAGTACAACCAAATATTAGATCATAG
- the LOC111781469 gene encoding uncharacterized protein LOC111781469, with protein sequence MMDQFINFVIRPPRADYNPDQYLWEKNFTLAGRAYQRQDLELRNSRGHALQCSHYLPSPIPEDTPLPCVIYCHGNSGCRADANEAAVILLPSNITVFTLDFSGSGLSDGDYVSLGWHERDDLKVVVTYLRSNKQTSRIGLWGRSMGAVTSLLYGAEDPSIAGMVLDSAFSNLYNLMMELVDVYKIRLPKFTVKVAVQYMRRVIEKKAKFDIMNLNCLQVTPKTFIPALFGHANCDKFVQPHHSELIYNSYAGDKNIIKFDGDHNSSRPQFYYDSVSIFFYNVLHPPQLPSAHASKLEKYYDLGDLKIGPDMDENLIYDIISSLRSTGNDVAGSSSAPSVPTTKSVGDLISEIPSVITEIDTMPNDYSSINSDEPSHLQDQLNDETEECCSYTSSNRESWGRCSSLGGSDEESSAGVVSKNKFKETLEVFPTPLRGTEGKPSDSSRDDQKKNKKKKVATSQKPKKSKTEKLEALSRHIRLCILRRVHR encoded by the exons ATGATGGATCAGTTCATCAATTTTGTTATTCGGCCTCCTag GGCGGATTATAACCCTGATCAATATTTATGGGAGAAAAATTTCACTCTTGCGGGTAGAGCATACCAACGACAGGATTTGGAG CTAAGAAATTCAAGGGGCCATGCCTTGCAATGCAGTCATTATTTGCCTTCACCTATTCCTGAAGATACCCCTCTGCCATGTGTCATATATTGCCATGGTAACAG TGGATGTAGAGCAGATGCTAATGAGGCTGCTGTCATCCTACTTCCATCAAATATTACTGTTTTTACGCTTGATTTTTCGGGTTCAGGCTTATCTGATGGAGATTATGTCAGCCTTGGTTGGCATGAG AGAGATGACCTCAAGGTTGTGGTGACATACTTAAGAAGCAACAAACAAACATCCCGTATAGGTCTCTGGGGAAGATCCATGGGTGCTGTAACTAG CCTTCTATACGGAGCTGAAGATCCTTCCATAGCTGGAATGGTGCTTGACAGTGCCTTTTCTAACCTTTACAATCTAATGATGGAACTAGTTGATGTTTACAAGATCCGACTACCTAAATTCACG GTGAAGGTGGCTGTTCAATACATGCGGAGGGTAATTGAGAAGAAGGCAAAGTTTGATATCATGAATCTTAATTGCTTACAG GTGACCCCAAAAACTTTCATTCCTGCTTTATTTGGGCATGCTAACTGTGACAAGTTCGTTCAACCTCATCACTCCGAACTCATCTATAATTCATATGCG GgggataaaaatattataaagtttgaCGGGGATCATAACTCGTCAAGACCACAGTTCTATTATGACTCagtttctattttcttctataaTGTTCTTCATCCACCTCAGTTACCTTCTGCTCATGCAAGTAAGCTTGAGAAATATTATGATTTAGGGGATTTGAAGATTGGGCCTGATATGGATGAG AATCTAATATATGACATAATATCGAGTCTTCGTTCTACTGGAAATGATGTTGCTGGTTCATCTTCTGCTCCTAGTGTTCCAACCACGAAATCTGTTGGTGACCTTATTTCTGAAATTCCTTCAGTGATCACAGAAATT GATACCATGCCTAATGACTATAGTTCAATCAACAGCGACGAGCCATCACATCTGCAG GACCAGCTAAATGATGAAACTGAAGAATGTTGCTCGTATACGAGTTCGAATAGAGAAAGCTGGGGTAGATGCTCTTCTCTAGGGGGCAGTGATGAAGAATCTTCTGCTGGCGTGGTTTCTAAGAATAAATTTAAG GAGACTCTAGAAGTATTTCCAACACCTCTTCGAGGCACCGAAGGTAAACCATCAGATTCGTCGAGAGAtgaccaaaagaaaaacaaaaagaagaaagttgCAACGTCCCAAAAGCCGAAGAAATCAAAAACTGAGAAACTAGAAGCCCTTAGTAGACACATTCGGCTTTGCATTTTAAGGCGAGTACATCGTTGA
- the LOC111780974 gene encoding thioredoxin reductase 1, mitochondrial-like yields the protein MTFGFLRRARNLIGVASTTVAAAFLSSTPASSGSKIAAMDDLHLQNLRTKLCIIGSGPAAHTAAIYAARAELKPILFEGWMANDIAPGGQLTTTTEVENFPGFSNGVLGMDLMDRCRNQSLRFGTQIFTETVNKVDFSTNPFKIFTDSKAVLADSVIVATGAVAKRLSFPGSGDAPEGFWNRGISACAVCDGAAPIFRDKPLAVVGGGDSAMEEAIFLTKYGCKVHIIHRRDAFRASKIMQQRALSNPKIDVLWNSVVVEAYSDGDRGVLGGLKVKNIVSGELSDLKVSGLFFAIGHEPATKFLDGQLQLDSEGYVVTQPGTTRTSVRGVFAAGDVQDKRYRQAITAAGTGCMAALDAEHYLQEIASENSKL from the exons ATGACATTTGGGTTTCTCAGAAGAGCCCGGAATTTAATCGGCGTAGCGTCCACCACCGTTGCGGCGGCGTTTCTTTCTTCTACTCCTGCGAGTTCCGGTTCCAAAATCGCCGCCATGGACGATCTCCATCTTCAGAATCTCAGGACCAAGCTTTGCATCATCGGTAGTGGCCCGGCTGCCCACACCGCCGCCATATATGCCGCCCGGGCGGAGCTCAAGCCGATTCTCTTTGAAGGATGGATGGCCAACGACATTGCGCCGGGCGGCCAGCTCACAACCACTACCGAAGTGGAGAATTTCCCCGGATTCTCAAACGGCGTACTCGGAATGGATCTCATGGACCGATGTCGGAATCAATCTCTCCGTTTCGGAACACAGATTTTCACCGAGACGGTTAACAAAGTTGATTTCTCCACGAATCCTTTCAAGATTTTCACCGATTCAAAAGCCGTACTCGCGGACTCTGTAATTGTCGCCACAGGGGCTGTTGCTAAGCGTTTGTCGTTCCCAGGCTCCGGCGATGCACCAGAAGGGTTTTGGAATCGCGGCATATCGGCTTGTGCAGTGTGCGATGGCGCCGCCCCGATTTTCAGGGATAAGCCATTGGCGGTGGTCGGAGGTGGGGATTCAGCCATGGAGGAAGCGATTTTCCTCACCAAGTACGGCTGCAAAGTGCACATCATCCATAGACGGGACGCTTTTAGGGCATCAAAAATCATGCAGCAGCGGGCACTCAGCAACCCTAAGATCGACGTGCTTTGGAATTCTGTGGTGGTTGAGGCCTATAGCGACGGAGACAGAGGGGTTTTGGGAGGTTTGAAAGTTAAGAACATTGTTAGTGGAGAGTTGTCCGATTTGAAGGTTTCTGGGTTGTTCTTCGCAATTGGGCATGAACCGGCAACCAAGTTCTTGGATGGGCAGCTTCAACTTGATTCCGAAGGCTACGTCGTGACGCAGCCGGGGACAACTCGAACCAGTGTTCGTGGAGTTTTTGCAGCCGGAGACGTTCAGGACAAGAGATATAGACAGGCCATTACTGCTGCTGGAACTG GATGCATGGCTGCTTTGGATGCAGAACATTACCTGCAAGAGATCGCTTCTGAAAACAGTAAACTGTAA
- the LOC111780971 gene encoding uncharacterized protein At3g52155, chloroplastic isoform X1, with the protein MNASFCCNHIHQHPQFLKIQHASSFARGRNAIQWPSTVIQTAESQVATEEATSQSESVARRLILLRHARSSRQKLSMRDHDRPLSKDGKVDAIKIAQKLQELNWIPELILSSDAKRTRETLQIMQEQAVGFSEAEVHFIPSFYSIAAMDGQTAEHLQQVISNYSRNDIITVMCMGHNKGWEEAASMFSGSSIKLKTCNAALLEASGKSWEEAFALAGLGGWRLHGIVQPNIRS; encoded by the exons ATGAATGCTTCATTTTGTTGTAATCACATTCATCAACACCCACAGTTCCTTAAAATTCAACATGCAAGCTCCTTCGCGAGGGGGAGAAACGCTATTCAATGGCCATCTACGGTTATTCAGACGGCGGAGAGCCAAGTGGCGACTGAGGAAGCTACCTCTCAATCGGAATCTGTTGCTCGTCGCCTTATTCTGCTTCGCCATGCCAGGAGTTCGCGGCAAAAACTTTCAATGCGAG ATCACGATCGCCCCTTGAGTAAAGATGGAAAAGTTGACGCTATTAAAATTGCTCAGAAACTCCAAGAATTGAACTGGATCCCTGAACTTATTTTATCCAG TGATGCCAAGCGGACCAGAGAAACACTTCAGATAATGCAGGAGCAAGCTGTTGGTTTTTCGGAAGCAGAGGTTCATTTCATTCCCAGTTTTTATTCCATTGCAGCCATGGATGGTCAAACTGCGGAGCACCTTCAGCAGGTTATCAGTAATTATTCGAGGAATGACATAATTACTGTCAT GTGTATGGGACATAATAAAGGCTGGGAAGAGGCAGCCTCGATGTTTAGTGGCTCCTCCATAAAACTGAAGACATGCAATGCTGCTTTGCTTGAGGCTTCGGGAAAATCATGGGAGGAG GCATTTGCTTTGGCGGGACTAGGTGGGTGGAGGCTTCACGGCATAGTACAACCAAATATTAGATCATAG